The Wansuia hejianensis genomic interval CGATCTGCGCATAAGTATCAGAGAAATAAAATCCTCCTACTTTTTCTATTAGCCCAACTATCAAACCACCTAACAGAGCTCCAGGTACACTTCCTTTCCCGCCTAATACTACAATTACAAATGACTTAAATCCAAAAACGCCTGCCAAAGTAGGATACGTAGAAAAAAATGGGACAGTCAGGGACGCGCTTACTCCAACAAGCCCGCAGGATAATCCGAAAGCAATGCTGTAAATCCATTTTTCATTAATTCCCATTAATCTTGCAGCTACCCGGTTCTGAGAGGTTGCCCGCAAAGCACGTCCAGTTTCACTTTTCATAAGAAAAACATACAAAACTCCTGTAGCTATAAGTGCGATAACAAAAGAAATAAAACGTGGCAATGAGAAAATAATTTCACCAATATTAAATGTTTTACCCGTATAAATTGTATTTGTAACCCGAATATTAGCTGAGAAAATAAGAAGTGCCAGATTTGTCAGCACTACGCCCAAACCAATAAAAAGCATCATAACACTCATAGGTTCCCGAGCCGAATCACGCTCAATAAGTCTATTAACCAGGCTTTTCTGAAGGCCAAATCCTATCAAGAACATTACAGGTCCCGTTATTATCAAACTCAGGTAAGGGTCTATTCCTAATCCAGTCACTACGCCATTCGCAATATACATAGCTATCATTAAAACTTCTCCATGAGCCCAGTTACAAACACGCATTACCCCAAAGGACAGACTAAGTCCAACTGCTACCGCAGAATATACACCGCCTAGCATTAGACCATCTATTATTGATTGTACTAACATATAATCATTTCCTTTCAATTTGAAAATGCTAAACATTTAGGTCAAGATTTATAAATTATAGGAGTTCATTCTAATTTCCTTTATTAAAACGAACTCCTATATTCATTTATCTTTCAGCCCATG includes:
- a CDS encoding branched-chain amino acid ABC transporter permease codes for the protein MLVQSIIDGLMLGGVYSAVAVGLSLSFGVMRVCNWAHGEVLMIAMYIANGVVTGLGIDPYLSLIITGPVMFLIGFGLQKSLVNRLIERDSAREPMSVMMLFIGLGVVLTNLALLIFSANIRVTNTIYTGKTFNIGEIIFSLPRFISFVIALIATGVLYVFLMKSETGRALRATSQNRVAARLMGINEKWIYSIAFGLSCGLVGVSASLTVPFFSTYPTLAGVFGFKSFVIVVLGGKGSVPGALLGGLIVGLIEKVGGFYFSDTYAQIALFVVFILILLFRPRGLLGKEAED